One segment of Nostoc flagelliforme CCNUN1 DNA contains the following:
- a CDS encoding manganese catalase family protein has translation MFFHKKEPIHAVNVTEPNPRFAQLLLEQFGGATGELSAALQYWVQSFHVENAGIKDMLQDIAIEEFSHLEMVGKLIEAHTKNTDQTEAYKSTLFAVRGIGPHFLDSQGNAWTANYLNEGGDVVRDLRANVAAEAGARQTYEELIKLATDKGTQETLVHLLTREISHTQMFMKALDSLGKLTDPFFGNIKPDETVALYYNLSTDDNGQDERGPWNSEPTFKYIANPLETHS, from the coding sequence ATGTTTTTTCACAAAAAAGAGCCTATTCATGCAGTTAACGTTACTGAACCAAATCCTCGTTTTGCTCAGTTGCTTTTAGAGCAGTTTGGCGGAGCTACTGGAGAACTTAGTGCAGCACTTCAATATTGGGTTCAATCATTCCATGTCGAGAATGCTGGAATTAAAGACATGCTTCAAGACATTGCGATCGAGGAATTCAGCCATTTAGAAATGGTTGGTAAACTCATTGAAGCTCATACTAAAAATACGGATCAAACAGAGGCTTATAAAAGTACTCTCTTTGCAGTCCGAGGGATTGGGCCTCATTTTCTAGATAGTCAGGGTAATGCTTGGACTGCAAATTACTTGAATGAAGGTGGAGATGTAGTGCGTGATTTGAGAGCTAACGTTGCAGCTGAAGCTGGCGCTCGTCAGACTTACGAAGAGTTAATTAAGTTGGCAACTGACAAAGGAACCCAAGAGACTTTAGTTCATCTGTTAACACGAGAAATTTCTCATACCCAGATGTTTATGAAAGCTCTAGATTCGCTGGGTAAGTTGACAGATCCGTTCTTTGGTAATATTAAGCCAGATGAAACTGTTGCTCTTTACTACAACCTATCTACAGACGATAATGGTCAAGATGAGCGTGGCCCTTGGAATTCTGAGCCAACATTCAAATACATTGCGAATCCGTTAGAAACTCACTCTTAA
- a CDS encoding GlsB/YeaQ/YmgE family stress response membrane protein translates to MSILAWVVLGLLAGAIAKAIYPGYQGGGILSTMILGIIGAFVGGSLFTLLRTGTLQITAAGAGLTIPGILVAVVGAIVAIYLWGLIRRSSNA, encoded by the coding sequence ATGAGTATTCTTGCTTGGGTAGTTTTAGGACTTTTGGCAGGTGCCATCGCTAAAGCTATTTATCCTGGTTATCAAGGTGGTGGAATTCTCTCCACAATGATTTTGGGTATTATTGGGGCTTTCGTCGGTGGAAGTCTGTTTACCCTACTAAGAACAGGAACTCTGCAAATTACTGCGGCTGGCGCTGGCTTAACTATTCCAGGTATTTTAGTGGCTGTGGTTGGCGCAATCGTTGCTATTTATCTATGGGGATTAATCAGAAGAAGCAGCAATGCTTAA
- the hemN gene encoding oxygen-independent coproporphyrinogen III oxidase: MVFLLPGVKFDLDLIQKYDTRAPRYTSYPPATELSETFTETDFKAAIAASNQRKTPMSLYFHIPFCQSACYFCGCNTVISNNKNIAKPYVESLAQDIKNTAALIDPDRKVLQIHWGGGTPNYLDRDQIEFLWKNINRHFNIDPQAEISIEINPRYIDKNYIFFLREIGFNRISFGIQDFNSQVQVAINRVQPVEMLFDVMSWVKEAKFESVNVDLIYGLPYQTRETFRETLKKTVELDPDRIVVFNFAYIPWIKPTQKNIPQEALPPAEEKLEILKMTIEELTSNQYLFIGMDHFAKTNDELAIAQRNGTLKRNFQGYTTHAETELFGFGSTSISMLEDAYAQNHKELKDYYQAVAADALPISKGIKLTQNDIIRRDVIMGIMSHFQLHKQDIENKYDINFDEYFSEELEALKPLEADGLVNLSKNQIQITDIGRLLVRNIAVIFDTHTRTRQTKFSRAI, encoded by the coding sequence ATGGTTTTTCTATTACCTGGTGTCAAGTTTGATCTGGATTTGATTCAAAAGTACGACACTCGCGCACCTAGATACACCAGTTACCCGCCCGCTACAGAGTTAAGTGAAACATTCACTGAAACTGATTTTAAGGCCGCGATCGCAGCATCGAATCAACGGAAAACTCCTATGAGTTTATATTTCCATATCCCCTTTTGCCAAAGTGCTTGCTATTTCTGCGGCTGTAACACGGTAATTTCCAACAACAAGAATATTGCCAAGCCTTATGTAGAATCTTTGGCTCAAGACATCAAAAACACCGCAGCTTTAATCGATCCAGACAGAAAAGTGCTGCAAATCCACTGGGGAGGCGGTACTCCTAATTACTTAGATCGTGACCAAATAGAATTTTTATGGAAAAATATCAATCGCCATTTCAACATCGATCCACAAGCAGAAATCTCAATTGAGATTAATCCTCGTTATATTGATAAAAACTACATTTTCTTTCTGAGAGAAATTGGATTTAACCGTATTAGTTTTGGCATTCAGGATTTTAATAGCCAAGTTCAAGTAGCTATCAATCGTGTCCAGCCAGTAGAAATGCTATTTGATGTCATGAGTTGGGTTAAAGAAGCTAAGTTTGAAAGTGTGAATGTAGACCTTATTTATGGTTTACCTTATCAAACCCGCGAAACATTTCGGGAGACGTTGAAAAAGACTGTTGAGTTAGACCCTGACCGAATTGTTGTCTTTAACTTTGCATATATACCGTGGATCAAACCTACACAAAAAAATATTCCTCAAGAGGCGCTACCCCCAGCAGAGGAAAAGTTAGAAATTCTGAAAATGACCATTGAAGAATTGACGAGTAACCAATATCTATTTATTGGAATGGATCATTTTGCTAAAACTAATGATGAACTAGCGATCGCTCAACGCAATGGCACTCTCAAACGCAATTTCCAGGGCTACACTACCCACGCTGAGACAGAATTGTTTGGTTTTGGTTCTACATCTATAAGTATGCTAGAAGATGCTTACGCTCAAAACCACAAAGAATTAAAAGATTATTATCAGGCAGTTGCAGCAGATGCTTTACCGATTAGCAAAGGTATCAAACTTACTCAAAATGACATCATCAGACGGGATGTGATTATGGGTATTATGTCTCACTTTCAGTTGCATAAGCAAGACATTGAAAACAAATATGATATCAATTTTGATGAATATTTCTCTGAGGAACTAGAGGCGTTAAAACCATTAGAAGCCGATGGACTAGTCAATTTATCAAAAAATCAGATTCAGATTACAGACATCGGTAGATTATTAGTCAGAAATATTGCCGTCATCTTTGATACTCATACAAGAACGCGACAGACAAAATTCTCCCGCGCTATTTGA
- a CDS encoding biliverdin-producing heme oxygenase, which translates to MSSNLAIKLRSGTQQAHTSAENVGFMKCFLKGVVDRDCFAKFLSNLYYVYSELEAALKSHIENPVISAVYFPELNRQSSLEKDMVFYYGDNWREQVTPSPAAQKYIDRIREISVSEPVLLLGHAYTRYMGDLSGGQMLQKVAQSTLKLSGYEGTSFYNFEQIPDKKAFKDKYRQALNELPVDDITAEGIVAEANNAFGFNLQMAQELEGNLIKALGQVMFNSLTH; encoded by the coding sequence ATGAGTAGTAATCTAGCTATCAAACTGCGCTCTGGAACTCAACAAGCCCATACATCAGCAGAAAATGTGGGATTCATGAAATGTTTTCTGAAAGGAGTTGTGGATAGAGACTGCTTCGCCAAGTTCTTAAGCAACTTGTATTACGTCTACAGCGAACTAGAAGCGGCATTAAAGAGCCATATAGAGAATCCTGTGATTAGTGCGGTTTACTTTCCCGAACTTAATCGCCAATCCTCGCTCGAAAAAGACATGGTGTTCTATTATGGGGATAATTGGAGAGAGCAAGTTACACCTTCACCTGCTGCCCAAAAGTACATTGACCGCATTCGGGAAATTTCTGTTAGTGAACCAGTCTTATTGCTAGGTCATGCCTACACTCGCTACATGGGCGATCTTTCTGGGGGTCAAATGCTACAAAAAGTTGCTCAGTCAACCCTGAAGCTTTCTGGCTATGAAGGCACATCCTTTTACAATTTTGAGCAAATTCCTGACAAAAAGGCATTTAAAGATAAGTATCGTCAGGCATTAAATGAATTACCAGTTGATGATATAACAGCAGAAGGGATTGTTGCAGAAGCTAATAATGCCTTTGGGTTCAATTTACAGATGGCTCAAGAGTTAGAAGGAAATTTAATTAAAGCACTCGGTCAAGTTATGTTTAATAGCCTAACTCATTAG
- the acsF gene encoding magnesium-protoporphyrin IX monomethyl ester (oxidative) cyclase, whose protein sequence is MVKSLETSQPELLKPGVKAPVQETLLTPRFYTTDFEAAAQLDISSQEAELLAIVEELRADYNRHHFVRDEEFQQCWDHIDGETRVAFIDFLERSCTSEFSGFLLFKELSRRLKNRNPILADAFNFMARDEARHAGFLNKSMADFNLSLDLSYLTKNRTYTFFPPEWIIYTVYLSEKIGYWRYILVYRHMEKHPEHQIYPLFRKFESWCQDENRHGDFFKALLRSQPQLWNNWRARLWVRFFLLSVFATHTLTVFERATFYQSIGIDPREYNTRVIQETNNTAARAFPLILNTNHPEFFRRLEKCSDLNLKLAEINNSDAYGGKLRSPIFKFCQKLPLIASIVGHLLQTYLIKPVDAESLRGTVH, encoded by the coding sequence ATGGTTAAGTCTCTGGAAACTTCCCAACCTGAGTTGCTAAAACCAGGTGTAAAAGCGCCTGTTCAAGAAACATTATTAACACCCCGGTTTTATACCACTGACTTTGAAGCTGCGGCGCAGTTAGATATTTCGTCCCAGGAAGCTGAGTTACTGGCAATTGTAGAGGAGTTACGAGCTGACTATAACCGTCATCACTTTGTCCGTGATGAAGAATTTCAGCAGTGCTGGGATCACATTGATGGGGAAACACGCGTCGCTTTTATTGACTTTCTGGAACGTTCCTGCACCTCAGAGTTTTCTGGGTTTCTGCTGTTTAAAGAATTATCACGCCGTCTGAAAAACCGCAATCCGATTTTGGCGGATGCTTTTAATTTTATGGCGCGGGATGAAGCACGCCATGCGGGATTTTTAAATAAGTCAATGGCAGATTTTAATCTTTCCCTCGACTTAAGTTATTTAACCAAAAATCGCACTTATACCTTCTTTCCGCCAGAGTGGATTATTTACACAGTCTACCTGTCTGAGAAAATTGGCTACTGGCGCTACATCTTGGTGTATCGGCACATGGAGAAACATCCAGAACATCAAATTTATCCACTATTCCGTAAGTTTGAAAGTTGGTGTCAGGATGAAAATCGACATGGAGATTTTTTCAAAGCACTGCTGCGATCGCAACCTCAACTATGGAACAATTGGAGAGCTAGATTATGGGTGCGTTTCTTTTTGCTGAGTGTTTTTGCTACTCACACATTGACAGTATTTGAACGCGCAACCTTTTATCAATCCATTGGGATAGATCCGCGCGAATATAATACCAGAGTCATTCAAGAGACGAATAACACTGCTGCACGGGCATTTCCCCTGATTTTGAATACAAATCACCCAGAGTTCTTCCGGCGGTTGGAAAAGTGTTCTGACCTTAATCTGAAACTAGCAGAGATTAATAACAGCGATGCCTACGGCGGCAAGCTACGCTCACCAATTTTCAAATTCTGCCAAAAATTACCCTTGATAGCCTCCATTGTTGGGCATCTATTGCAGACTTACCTAATCAAACCTGTTGATGCTGAGTCATTGAGAGGGACAGTTCATTAA
- a CDS encoding MvdD family ATP-grasp ribosomal peptide maturase: protein MTVLIITHSQDNESIPLVIQAIEAQGGKAFRFDTDRFPTEITLDVYYAKSERVTLSVENQTLDLNEVSAVWYRRIAIGSRIPDSMDKQLRQASLKESRVTIDGMIASIKGFHLDPLPNIRRAENKQLQLRIAREIGLDTPRTLTTNNSVAVKQFAQECKEGMITKMLSSFAIYDEQGREKVVFTNPISSEDLDNLDGLRFCPMTFQEKIPKALELRTIIVGKRALTAAVDSQALDKARYDWRKQGIALLDAWEPYTLPEDVEEKLLKLMAEFGLNYGAIDIILTPDGRHVFLEVNPVGEFFWLERSPGLPISEAIAQVLQN from the coding sequence GTGACTGTTTTAATCATTACTCACAGCCAAGACAACGAAAGTATTCCTCTAGTTATTCAGGCAATTGAAGCCCAAGGAGGGAAAGCATTTCGTTTTGACACAGACCGATTTCCCACAGAAATAACCTTAGATGTTTACTATGCTAAAAGTGAGCGAGTTACTCTAAGCGTTGAAAACCAGACATTAGATTTGAATGAAGTGTCAGCAGTTTGGTATCGCCGCATTGCAATTGGGTCAAGAATTCCCGACTCGATGGACAAGCAACTTAGACAAGCCTCGCTCAAAGAATCTCGCGTCACCATCGACGGAATGATTGCCAGTATTAAGGGCTTCCATCTCGACCCTCTACCAAATATTCGCCGAGCCGAAAATAAGCAACTGCAATTACGAATAGCGCGAGAGATCGGTCTAGATACGCCACGTACTCTAACTACAAACAATTCAGTGGCAGTAAAGCAATTTGCCCAAGAGTGTAAGGAGGGAATGATTACAAAGATGCTCTCTTCCTTCGCTATTTACGATGAACAAGGACGAGAAAAAGTTGTGTTTACGAATCCAATTTCATCTGAGGATCTGGATAACCTCGATGGATTACGTTTCTGCCCAATGACATTTCAAGAAAAAATTCCTAAAGCATTGGAATTGCGGACAATTATTGTAGGCAAACGTGCGTTGACGGCGGCGGTTGATTCTCAAGCTTTGGATAAGGCGCGTTACGACTGGCGCAAACAGGGAATTGCCTTACTCGACGCTTGGGAACCATACACTCTGCCTGAAGATGTTGAAGAGAAACTGCTCAAACTCATGGCAGAATTTGGTTTGAACTACGGAGCTATCGATATTATTTTGACTCCTGATGGTCGTCATGTATTTCTTGAGGTTAACCCAGTAGGTGAGTTTTTCTGGTTAGAACGCAGTCCTGGCTTACCGATTTCTGAGGCGATCGCACAGGTTCTACAGAATTGA
- a CDS encoding microviridin/marinostatin family tricyclic proteinase inhibitor — protein sequence MSENKPEELNSQAVPFFARFLEGQSFEDFYKFRNLLIFNF from the coding sequence ATGTCTGAAAATAAACCAGAAGAACTGAATTCACAAGCAGTACCCTTCTTTGCCAGATTTTTGGAAGGGCAAAGCTTTGAAGACTTTTATAAATTTAGGAACTTGTTAATTTTTAATTTTTAA
- a CDS encoding IS630 family transposase translates to MSCVTKIRIKSEKKTKRSTQAGTERVLNLRLDYWEKVKHIEPENLVFLDETGVLLGLTRTHARSQMGTRAYSLNPFYRGSKVTVIGAISIKKVVALMTMNGSMDGVAFELFIEKFLVPHLWSGAVVVMDNLSAHKLDSIVPMIEAVGAKVICLSSYSPDFNPIELWWSQLKSFLRSFAPTTTEMVDQLISAALDLINPQHLRNWFASCCYCTL, encoded by the coding sequence GTGTCGTGCGTTACAAAAATTAGGATTAAATCGGAAAAAAAAACGAAGCGGAGTACCCAAGCAGGAACAGAGAGAGTCCTGAATTTAAGATTAGATTATTGGGAAAAGGTCAAACATATAGAGCCAGAAAACTTAGTATTTTTAGATGAAACTGGTGTCCTACTTGGGTTAACGAGGACTCATGCGCGTTCACAAATGGGAACAAGAGCTTACTCTCTCAACCCGTTCTATAGAGGCTCAAAAGTCACAGTAATTGGAGCAATTAGTATTAAAAAAGTAGTTGCATTAATGACAATGAATGGTTCAATGGATGGCGTTGCATTTGAATTATTTATTGAAAAGTTTTTAGTACCACATTTATGGTCAGGAGCAGTAGTAGTAATGGATAATTTATCCGCGCACAAACTAGATTCAATTGTGCCAATGATTGAAGCTGTAGGTGCGAAAGTTATTTGTTTATCCTCATACTCCCCCGATTTTAATCCAATTGAATTATGGTGGTCACAACTTAAATCTTTTTTACGCAGTTTTGCTCCAACTACAACAGAGATGGTTGATCAACTAATCTCAGCTGCACTCGACTTAATAAATCCTCAACATTTAAGAAACTGGTTTGCTAGTTGCTGCTACTGTACCTTATAA
- a CDS encoding helix-turn-helix domain-containing protein translates to MKSYSVDLREKIVAAHLQKNISIRKVANIFSVSKSLVQKLVKQQKLEGNLQPKPRGKPQFSHLTNADTELRELVESHPDATLIELCELFADKTGNWVGQSAMCRALQKLGLNRKKKRSGVPKQEQRES, encoded by the coding sequence ATGAAATCCTACTCTGTCGATCTTCGAGAAAAAATAGTTGCAGCACATCTTCAAAAAAATATTTCAATCAGGAAAGTAGCCAACATATTTTCCGTGTCAAAGAGTTTAGTACAAAAGCTGGTAAAACAACAAAAACTTGAAGGAAATTTACAACCCAAGCCGCGAGGAAAGCCACAATTTAGTCATTTAACAAATGCTGACACAGAGTTGAGAGAATTAGTTGAATCACATCCAGATGCAACATTGATAGAGTTGTGTGAATTATTTGCAGACAAGACTGGCAATTGGGTAGGTCAAAGTGCAATGTGTCGTGCGTTACAAAAATTAGGATTAAATCGGAAAAAAAAACGAAGCGGAGTACCCAAGCAGGAACAGAGAGAGTCCTGA
- a CDS encoding DUF1796 family putative cysteine peptidase codes for MYRFEITAYTQTGESIGLVGSTPELGLWDIVKCVHLRTSGDRYPLWWTDKIDIQQSLSGDGQIEYKYIRLDAKGNARWESLLDTNRWIPIEPNDHSSTIIVDDGAFGYLQPYPFGYLKEPAVKMPVEEGAERLKIIVIGSSVALGYRAWFLKGWVWLLAQALQQKYGHKLVNVSEVGANVSRTIARFGSVVTPEQPDVVIIGLSLGNEGLAYCPPHERRAVQRRFESGLQQLVKMTRDIGAIPILGGVYPNGDYSQEHYWLIRDTHNRMLSWGVPVLDWLAAVDDGQGRWKAGISFDPAHPNTVGHSLMYQQIDQHLFDIDKDKLAKEKQHFRQPKEFPIYFDNAGFHVSVCMEEKRLRIVNPSQYSYTIAPYWQELQTALQSKAGLIPGIYIAKDVQPGTLPFFAVENGAIASTINIPPGADLEYTTAFNIFSPSNVLFYDGHLGILQADEHHLWVINESDNEYNIQPMWTEVCNALKAMPSGVYEDPLYPDAPFRTMMIGKDGLESRVKAPPKSAMLFQYKCKLSDISRVAILPLGDRCAVRMMLYKMEYDGPAFPFDLTRTTNIGDVADAIENGFDDMWNPAFLHYSPDAGRIYHSKWSGLSFAHEVEETDDPTSDMSPVHERMRVRYTARSERFWYALRHCDKVLFVRTGISDRGGVIDLVNKLQKQCQGKPFHLLLLSPQSDDEFLDLPNVLHYNVEFNPDCMYDDLGHWMYCTEVMRGILESLGVSSKNLFWCPPKIPKG; via the coding sequence ATGTATCGATTCGAGATCACTGCATACACGCAGACGGGTGAATCCATCGGTCTTGTCGGTTCGACTCCAGAGTTGGGACTGTGGGACATCGTGAAATGTGTCCATCTGCGTACAAGTGGCGATCGCTATCCTTTATGGTGGACAGATAAAATTGACATTCAGCAGTCTTTATCGGGCGATGGACAGATTGAATACAAGTACATACGTCTTGATGCAAAGGGTAATGCCCGATGGGAGAGTTTACTAGATACAAATCGCTGGATTCCCATTGAGCCTAACGATCATTCCAGCACAATTATTGTGGATGATGGCGCATTCGGTTATTTACAACCTTACCCCTTTGGATACCTTAAGGAGCCTGCTGTCAAAATGCCCGTGGAAGAAGGGGCTGAAAGGCTGAAAATTATAGTAATTGGCAGTTCCGTAGCATTAGGTTATAGAGCCTGGTTTTTGAAAGGTTGGGTCTGGCTGTTGGCACAAGCTTTACAGCAAAAATATGGGCATAAACTCGTGAATGTATCGGAAGTGGGGGCGAATGTCAGCAGAACGATCGCTCGATTTGGCTCAGTTGTCACCCCAGAACAACCGGATGTCGTAATCATTGGCCTGTCTCTGGGGAACGAAGGGTTAGCTTACTGTCCCCCTCACGAACGACGAGCAGTACAGCGACGGTTTGAAAGTGGCTTGCAGCAACTTGTAAAAATGACGCGGGACATCGGGGCAATTCCAATTCTGGGCGGTGTTTATCCTAATGGCGATTATTCCCAGGAGCATTACTGGCTGATCCGAGACACACACAACCGAATGCTAAGTTGGGGCGTACCTGTACTGGATTGGTTGGCAGCTGTGGATGATGGGCAAGGACGATGGAAAGCGGGGATATCCTTCGATCCGGCTCACCCGAACACGGTTGGTCATAGCCTCATGTATCAGCAGATCGACCAGCACCTCTTCGACATCGACAAAGACAAATTAGCAAAAGAAAAACAACACTTCCGGCAACCGAAGGAATTTCCCATTTACTTTGACAATGCGGGCTTTCATGTCTCTGTCTGTATGGAAGAGAAGCGTTTACGGATTGTTAATCCATCACAATACAGCTACACGATCGCTCCCTATTGGCAGGAACTACAAACTGCACTGCAAAGTAAGGCTGGATTGATACCGGGTATCTACATTGCGAAGGATGTCCAACCAGGGACGCTCCCCTTCTTTGCTGTAGAGAATGGCGCGATCGCAAGTACAATAAACATTCCCCCTGGTGCCGACCTAGAATATACCACCGCCTTCAATATCTTTTCGCCAAGCAATGTTTTATTCTATGACGGGCATCTGGGGATTTTGCAAGCAGATGAACACCACCTCTGGGTAATCAACGAATCAGATAACGAGTACAATATTCAGCCGATGTGGACGGAAGTTTGCAACGCACTTAAAGCGATGCCATCGGGTGTCTATGAAGATCCGCTTTATCCCGATGCCCCCTTTCGCACAATGATGATTGGCAAAGATGGGCTAGAGAGCCGGGTGAAAGCACCACCTAAGTCTGCGATGCTTTTCCAATACAAATGCAAATTATCGGATATCAGCCGTGTAGCTATTCTTCCCCTTGGCGATCGCTGTGCCGTCCGCATGATGCTATATAAGATGGAGTACGATGGCCCTGCCTTTCCCTTTGATCTAACGCGCACCACCAATATTGGAGATGTTGCCGATGCGATCGAAAACGGTTTTGATGATATGTGGAACCCTGCTTTTCTGCACTACAGTCCCGATGCAGGCAGAATTTACCACAGTAAGTGGTCAGGTTTATCCTTTGCCCATGAAGTCGAGGAGACAGACGACCCAACCAGCGATATGTCTCCCGTCCATGAACGGATGCGCGTTCGTTATACGGCAAGGTCTGAAAGGTTTTGGTACGCACTGCGGCATTGCGATAAAGTGCTTTTTGTTCGCACAGGAATTAGCGATCGCGGTGGTGTGATAGATTTAGTCAACAAGCTACAAAAACAATGCCAGGGGAAACCATTTCATCTCTTGCTTCTTTCTCCCCAAAGTGATGATGAGTTTTTAGACCTTCCTAATGTGCTGCACTACAATGTCGAGTTTAATCCTGATTGCATGTATGACGATTTGGGGCACTGGATGTATTGCACAGAGGTAATGCGAGGTATTTTGGAATCCCTTGGTGTGTCTAGCAAAAATCTCTTTTGGTGTCCGCCGAAAATACCGAAGGGGTGA